One window of the Salvelinus alpinus chromosome 13, SLU_Salpinus.1, whole genome shotgun sequence genome contains the following:
- the LOC139537175 gene encoding eukaryotic peptide chain release factor subunit 1: MADDPNAADRNVEIWKIKKLIKSLEAARGNGTSMISLIIPPKDQISRVAKMLADEFGTASNIKSRVNRLSVLGAITSVQQRLKLYNKVPPNGLVVYCGTIVTDEGKEKKVNIDFEPFKPINTSLYLCDNKFHTEALTALLSDDSKFGFIVIDGSGALFGTLQGNTREVLHKFTVDLPKKHGRGGQSALRFARLRMEKRHNYVRKVAETAVTLFVSNDKVNVAGMVLAGSADFKTELSQSDMFDPRLQAKILKLVDISYGGENGFNQAIELSAEVLSNVKFIQEKKLIGRYFDEISQDTGKYCFGVEDTLKALEMGAVEILIVYENLDTMRYILRCHGAEGLAMVEKGTDEKTLYLTPEQEKDKSHFTDKETGQEHELIESMPLLEWFANSYKKFGACLEIVTDKSQEGSQFVKGFGGIGGILRYRVDFQAIEYQGEDDELFDLDDY, from the exons ATGGCGGACGACCCCAACGCAGCAGACAGGAACGTGGAGATATGGAAGATAAAGAAGTTGATCAAAAGTCTGGAAGCTGCTCGGGG GAATGGTACGAGTATGATCTCCTTGATCATCCCTCCAAAGGATCAGATCTCCAGAGTGGCCAAGATGTTGGCTGATGAGTTTGGCACTGCATCCAATATTAAAAGCAGAGTCAACAGGCTGTCTGTGCTCGGAGCCATCACCTCTGTACAGCAGAGACTCAAACTCTACAATaaag TGCCTCCCAATGGCTTGGTTGTATACTGTGGCACCATTGTGACTGACGAGGGCAAAGAGAAAAAAGTCAATATTGACTTTGAGCCTTTTAAACCCATCAACActtctctgtatctctgtgaCAACAAGTTCCACACAGAG GCTCTTACAGCCTTGCTGTCAGATGACAGCAAGTTTGGTTTCATTGTGATTGATGGAAGTGGCGCCCTCTTCGGAACCCTGCAGGGCAACACCAGGGAGGTGCTGCACAAGTTCACCGTGGACCTACCCAAGAAGCACG GCAGAGGAGGGCAGTCTGCCTTGCGTTTTGCTCGTTTGAGGATGGAGAAGAGACACAACTACGTCCGAAAGGTGGCGGAGACGGCAGTCACGCTTTTTGTTTCCAACGACAAGGTCAACGTAGCAGGCATGGTCTTGGCTGGTTCAGCTGACTTCAAGACGGAGCTCAGCCAGTCAGATATGTTTGACCCG AGGCTACAAGCAAAGATCCTGAAGCTGGTTGACATATCATATGGTGGGGAGAATGGGTTCAACCAGGCCATTGAGCTGTCCGCAGAAGTGCTTTCCAATGTCAAATTcattcaggagaagaaacttatAG GACGATACTTTGATGAGATCAGCCAGGATACAGGGAAGTACTGCTTTGGGGTGGAAGACACACTGAAAGCCCTGGAAATGGGTGCTGTTGAGATTCTGATTGTCTACGAGAATCTGGATACCATGAGATACATCCTACGATGCCATGGAGCAGAGGGACTTGCTATGGTGGAGAAGGGTACAG ATGAGAAAACGTTGTATTTGACACCAGAGCAGGAGAAAGACAAGTCTCACTTCACAGACAAAGAG ACTGGGCAGGAGCATGAGCTGATCGAGAGCATGCCGTTACTTGAATGGTTCGCCAACAGCTATAAGAAGTTTGGAGCCTGTCTGGAGATTGTCACTGACAAGAGCCAAGAAGGATCCCAGTTTGTCAAGGGCTTTGGTGGAATTGGTG GGATCTTGCGGTACAGGGTGGATTTCCAGGCCATAGAGTACCAAGGAGAAGACGATGAGTTATTTGATTTGGATGACTACTAG
- the LOC139537176 gene encoding short transient receptor potential channel 7-like, which translates to MRAAALSSPPNRDCHESASEQWEVDPQPLPSTVVDDTQFFNPPILTRCMTLPDALYRRRQNPRGEWYDNTVYSDADHHDQQIVSMNTHEDHNGAYQSQVKEIPWNSDVGLHDFNSQWDHSEYDHSNSPQKTVETMHRRKTTVREKGRRQAIRGPAYMFSERGTSLTSEEERFLDAAEYGNIPVVRKMLEESKTLNVNCVDYMGQNALQLAVGNEHLEVTELLLKKEGLARVGDGLLFAISKGYVRIVEAILAHPAFGGGLRLTLSPLEQELRDDDFYAYDEDGTRFSHDVTPVILAAHCQEYEIVHTLLMKGARIEKPHDYFCKCNECHDKQCRDSFSHSRSRMNAYKGLASAAYLSLSSEDPVFTALELSNELARLANIETEFKNDYRKLSMQCKDFVVGVLDLCRDTEEVEAILNGDVDQALPGDHSRPCLIRVKLAIKYEVKKFVAHPNCQQQLLTLWYENLAGLRQQSVGVKCWTVLGVAIGLPFLAIAYWVMPCSKLGQILRSPFMKFVAHAVSFTIFLGLLVINASDRFEGVKNLPNETITDHPHQVFRVKTSQFSWTEMLIMNWVLGMIWSECKEIWADGPREYIMHLWNVLDFGMLSIFVASFTARLMAFLRASEAQLYVDMYVPNMPNIDLSNASLPPNVAYYTHARNRWLPSDPQLISEGLYSIAVVLSFSRIAYILPANESFGPLQISLGRTVKDIFKFMVIFIMVFLAFMIGMFNLYSYYLGAKYNPAFTTVEESFKTLFWSIFGLSEVISVVLKYDHKFIENIGYVLFGVYNVTMVIVLLNMLIAMINHSYQEIEEDADVEWKFARAKLWLSYFDEGRTLPPPFNLVPSPKSFYYLALRTRACLVRLCKAKARHHDNQRETAMINLRFKLNQYRPQTRTPGQDDFTIRKPIKHPTRYQKLMKRLIKRYVLKAQVDSENDEINEGELKEIKQDISSLRYELLEEKSQATEELADLIQQLGDKLSKNAKKP; encoded by the exons ATGAGGGCAGCAGCGCTTTCCTCCCCACCTAATAGAGACTGTCATGAGAGCGCATCTGAGCAGTGGGAGGTTGATCCTCAACCATTACCATCCACTGTCGTCGATGACACCCAGTTTTTTAATCCCCCAATTTTAACCCGATGTATGACTCTGCCAGATGCTTTGTACAGACGACGACAGAATCCGAGAGGAGAGTGGTATGATAACACGGTGTACAGTGACGCCGACCATCACGACCAACAAATCGTCTCGATGAATACACACGAGGACCACAACGGTGCATATCAGTCTCAAGTAAAAGAAATCCCTTGGAATTCAGATGTCGGGTTGCACGATTTCAACAGCCAGTGGGATCATTCTGAGTACGATCACAGCAACTCACCTCAGAAAAC AGTTGAGACCATGCACCGTAGAAAAACGACTGTGCGAGAGAAGGGCCGTCGGCAGGCTATCCGTGGGCCTGCTTACATGTTCAGTGAGCGGGGCACCAGTCTCACTTCAGAGGAGGAGCGCTTCCTAGATGCTGCTGAGTACGGGAACATCCCAGTGGTGcgtaagatgctggaggagtccaAGACCCTCAACGTCAACTGTGTGGACTACATGGGCCAGAATGCACTGCAGTTGGCCGTGGGTAATGAGCACTTGGAGGTGACAGAGCTGCTGCTGAAGAAGGAGGGGCTGGCGCGTGTGGGTGATGGTCTACTCTTTGCCATCAGTAAGGGCTATGTGCGCATCGTAGAGGCTATCCTGGCCCACCCTGCATTCGGGGGTGGGCTGCGCCTAACCCTGAGCCCCCTGGAGCAGGAGCTAAGAGATGATGACTTTTATGCTTACGATGAAGACGGTACACGTTTTTCCCATGACGTGACCCCGGTCATCTTGGCTGCACACTGCCAGGAGTATGAGATAGTGCACACTCTGTTGATGAAGGGAGCACGCATCGAGAAACCCCATGATTACTTTTGTAAATGTAATGAGTGTCATGACAAGCAATGCCGTGACTCGTTCAGCCACTCCCGCTCCAGGATGAATGCCTATAAAGGGTTAGCCAGCGCTGCCTACCTGTCCCTGTCTAGTGAGGACCCTGTATTCACAGCTCTGGAGCTCAGCAACGAGCTGGCTCGCCTCGCCAACATCGAGACTGAGTTCAAG aATGACTACAGAAAGCTGTCCATGCAGTGTAAAGACTTTGTGGTGGGAGTGCTTGACTTATGCAGAGACACGGAGGAGGTGGAGGCCATTTTGAATGGGGATGTGGACCAAGCTCTGCCCGGTGATCACAGTCGACCCTGCCTCATCCGGGTCAAACTGGCCATTAAGTACGAGGTCAAAAAG TTTGTGGCCCATCCTAACTGCCAGCAGCAGCTTCTGACCCTGTGGTATGAGAACCTAGCTGGACTTAGGCAGCAGTCTGTTGGGGTCAAATGCTGGACAGTCCTGGGAGTGGCGATCGGCCTTCCTTTCCTCGCCATCGCATACTGGGTCATGCCCTGCAGTAAG TTGGGTCAGATTCTCCGCAGTCCCTTCATGAAGTTTGTGGCCCATGCTGTGTCATTCACCATCTTCCTTGGACTACTGGTAATCAATGCATCGGACCGCTTCGAAGGGGTCAAGAACCTTCCCAATGAGACAATAACAGACCACCCTCATCAGGTGTTCAGGGTCAAAACCAGTCAATTCTCCTGGACTGAGATGCTCATCATGAATTGGGTGCTTG GGATGATCTGGTCGGAGTGTAAGGAGATCTGGGCTGATGGGCCTAGGGAGTAcatcatgcacctgtggaacgtgCTAGACTTTGGCATGCTGTCCATCTTCGTGGCGTCCTTCACAGCCAGGCTCATGGCCTTCCTGAGGGCCTCTGAGGCCCAGCTGTATGTGGACATGTATGTGCCCAACATGCCCAACATAGACCTGAGCAACGCCTCACTGCCACCAAATGTAGCATACTACACCCATG ccaggaACAGGTGGTTACCCTCCGACCCTCAGCTGATCTCCGAGGGTTTGTACTCCATTGCGGTGGTGCTCAGTTTCTCTCGCATTGCCTACATCTTGCCTGCCAATGAGAGCTTCGGCCCACTTCAAATCTCCCTCGGCCGGACGGTCAAGGACATCTTCAAGTTCATGGTCATCTTCATAATGGTCTTCCTGGCTTTCATGATTGGCATGTTCAATCTATATTCCTATTACCTTGGTGCCAAGTACAACCCTGCCTTCACCAC GGTGGAGGAGAGCTTTAAGACTCTATTTTGGTCCATCTTCGGCTTGTCCGAGGTTATCTCTGTGGTCTTGAAGTATGACCATAAGTTCATAGAGAACATTGGTTATGTTCTCTTTGGCGTCTACAATGTAACCATGGTAATCGTACTGCTCAACATGCTGATTGCAATGATCAATCACTCCTATCAGGAGATTGAG GAGGATGCTGATGTGGAGTGGAAGTTTGCCCGTGCCAAACTCTGGCTATCCTACTTTGACGAGGGGCGTACTCTGCCCCCACCATTTAACCTGGTTCCCAGCCCCAAGTCCTTCTACTACCTAGCCCTGCGCACAAGGGCTTGTCTGGTGAGGCTGTGCAAGGCCAAAGCTCGTCACCATGACAACCAGCGTGAGACAGCCATGATCAATTTGCGATTTAAG CTTAATCAGTACAGACCTCAAACCAGGACACCAGGGCAGGATGACTTCACCATTAGAAAACCCATCAAACATCCTACTCGATACCAG AAACTGATGAAGAGGCTCATTAAGAGATATGTGCTAAAGGCTCAGGTTGACAGTGAAAATGACGAAATCAACGAAG GTGAGCTGAAGGAGATCAAGCAGGACATCTCCAGCCTTCGCTATGAGCTCCTGGAGGAGAAGTCTCAGGCCACAGAGGAACTAGCTGACTTGATCCAACAGCTTGGTGACAAGCTTAGCAAGAATGCCAAGAAACCCTGA